ATCTTGTTAAAATTGCTTGAAAAATATTCTATATGTTCTATATGCGAGCTGGATTGAATCAATAAGTTTTAACTTTTAACGAGACGAAATACTTAAAAGCTATGAGTACACTAACAAACTTAGTGTACACAGAAGAGGTGTAGATCTATGAAGGCTATATCTAAACAGCTTGTGCTGGTTGTTGTTGTAGTTGTAATTGTTACAGCGGTATTAGTCGGTACACTTCTCACATCTCTCTTTCAGCAGCCCTCTGCAGTGTCTAGAAAAACTGTTGTATATGCTTCTCTTTCTGAGATGACGAGTGCGGATCCTAGCACAGAATTCTCTAACTCGATAATGTGGCTTCCACTAGTATACGAACCACTTGTATGGTATGATGCACTTAAAGATCGGTTCATACCAGCATTAGCCGAGAGATGGGAGAGCAGTCCTAATGGTACTGTGTGGACTTTTTATATCAGGAGAGATGCTAAATTCCATGACGGCTCGCCAGTTAACGCGGAAGCTGTGGCGCTTAGCATAAATAGAACAATAACACTTAAGGGAGGTGCAGCATACATATGGGATCCTGTTGAGAGAATTGAAGTCGTGGATGAGTATACTGTTAGATTCTATCTCAAATACCCAGCACCCTTACTCAAGATCGCAGCATCACCATATGCAACATATATCTTCTGTCCTAACGTAGTGAAGTATGCTAATGCAGCTAATCTCACAGATCCCAAGGTAGCAGACTGGTTTAATAAAGGTAATGATTGCGGTAGCGGACCTTATAGATTAGTGAAATGGAATCCTGAGTCCGAGGTAGTTTTAGAGAAATGGAGTGAGTGGTGGGGTTGGAAAGAACCTAACTATCCATGGAGATCGTCACTCGACAAGGCGCCGGATATCTTCATCATAAAAATAATCAAAGATGCTGCAACTCAGAGCAGGATGTTAAGAGCTGGGGAGATAGATATAGCACAATCCGTTCCTGTGGAAGATCTTAAATCTTTTGAAAAAGATCCTAACTACGTTGTTGTGCGTGAACCTAGTTTCCAGAACCTATTAATGCTGATAAATACTAAGAAACCTCCGCTAAACGATGTACGAGTGCGTATGGCGATAGCTCATGCAATACCATACGAAGACATAGTTAATCTAGCGCGTGGAGGTCTAGCTAGAGTTGCTAGCGGGCCAATACCCTATGGTTTATGGGGTCACTTCGATAACTTAACATATACCTACGACCTAGAACTGGCTAAAAGACTACTAGCGGAAGCAGGATATCCAACAGGCATACCTAGAACACTTACATTAGTGTATACTGCTGGAGATATTTATGAGGCTACAACAGCCGAGATCATAAAAGCATCACTAGCTAAAATCGGTATAAATGTAGAGATCAGGCCAATGTCATGGGAGGAACAATGGGCACTAGCACAAAAAGGTTGGGAGAACCCCGAAGAAGTACAGGATCTATTTATATTCTATTGGTGGCCTGATGTTCTCTCACCAATAACATACCTATATAACATGTTCTCCAGTCAGAGCAAGGCATTTAACCTCTGCTACTACGAGAACTCTACATTCGACGAAATAATAATGCAAGCATACAGACTTGAAGGATCAGATCCTCAGAAAGCCCTTGAACTATACTACAAAGCTCAATATATACTGTACACAGATGTGCCAGCCATACCACTCTGGGATATGATCGATATAAGAGTAGCAACTGCACATATTAAAAACCTTGAAAACGCTATAAACC
This Sulfolobales archaeon DNA region includes the following protein-coding sequences:
- a CDS encoding ABC transporter substrate-binding protein: MKAISKQLVLVVVVVVIVTAVLVGTLLTSLFQQPSAVSRKTVVYASLSEMTSADPSTEFSNSIMWLPLVYEPLVWYDALKDRFIPALAERWESSPNGTVWTFYIRRDAKFHDGSPVNAEAVALSINRTITLKGGAAYIWDPVERIEVVDEYTVRFYLKYPAPLLKIAASPYATYIFCPNVVKYANAANLTDPKVADWFNKGNDCGSGPYRLVKWNPESEVVLEKWSEWWGWKEPNYPWRSSLDKAPDIFIIKIIKDAATQSRMLRAGEIDIAQSVPVEDLKSFEKDPNYVVVREPSFQNLLMLINTKKPPLNDVRVRMAIAHAIPYEDIVNLARGGLARVASGPIPYGLWGHFDNLTYTYDLELAKRLLAEAGYPTGIPRTLTLVYTAGDIYEATTAEIIKASLAKIGINVEIRPMSWEEQWALAQKGWENPEEVQDLFIFYWWPDVLSPITYLYNMFSSQSKAFNLCYYENSTFDEIIMQAYRLEGSDPQKALELYYKAQYILYTDVPAIPLWDMIDIRVATAHIKNLENAINPSYPTVVFAQMLIVD